A genomic stretch from Oncorhynchus tshawytscha isolate Ot180627B linkage group LG07, Otsh_v2.0, whole genome shotgun sequence includes:
- the LOC112255512 gene encoding solute carrier family 2, facilitated glucose transporter member 11 produces MGKALNDLMQYWRLYLLTLVLGIGGSFQYGMQVSIMSSPAEHIQSFVNQTWLGRYEVPVDDSTNMLIWSFIVSVFSLGGWVGAIHSGSLPVTYGRKKALLFNNIVALVAALLMVFSLMSKSFEMILLGRFLYGYNVGMGLSVHLMYLGESSPKKLRGFLTLTSSIFIGLGKVMGQIVGIKEVMGTDDMWPWLMALGGLPAIIQFVTLLFFPEAPRYLYIDKGDTEGSKKALQWLWQEDDLKMEMDDMEKERESMQGQKSKTVWEVLTSRCVRWQVLALVIPCACVQFCGINAIYFYAFDIFRESGVAEDNMHYLSIGIGATELISISLCSLLIDRAGRKMLMGYGYLLMGVIMSILVVMLSIKDLFSWFPYVNIALIFSVICVYGLGPSGVSMALPADLFLQAWRPSAYVISGSVNWLGLFLIGMFFPYIVDALGQFCFLVFVAYCMFSSAFMLYFIPETKGKSMVEIMEDFNKLNYKNRGTDTEKADFVLETTF; encoded by the exons ATGGGAAAAGCACTCAATGATctg ATGCAGTACTGGAGGCTTTACCTGTTGACATTGGTATTGGGAATTGGGGGATCATTTCAATATGGGATGCAAGTTTCCATCATGTCTTCTCCAGCAGAG CACATACAGAGCTTTGTGAACCAGACCTGGCTGGGGAGGTATGAGGTTCCAGTAGACGATTCCACCAACATGCTCATCTGGTCTTTCATCGTATCTGTGTTTAGTCTAGGAGGATGGGTCGGGGCTATCCACAGTGGCAGTCTCCCTGTCACCTACGGCCG GAAGAAAGCCCTGCTGTTCAACAACATAGTGGCCCTTGTAGCTGCTCTACTGATGGTATTCAGTCTCATGTCCAAGTCCTTTGAGATGATCCTGCTGGGCAGATTTCTCTATGGATATAATGTTG gcatGGGGCTGAGTGTGCACCTGATGTACTTGGGCGAGAGTTCACCTAAGAAGCTGAGAGGATTCCTGACCCTCACTAGCTCCATCTTTATTGGCTTAGGGAAGGTCATGGGTCAGATTGTTGGCATCAA ggaGGTGATGGGTACAGATGACATGTGGCCCTGGCTGATGGCCCTTGGTGGCCTCCCTGCCATCATCCAGTTTGTGACCCTGCTCTTTTTCCCAGAAGCACCTCGCTACCTGTACATCGACAAAGGCGACACAGAGGGCTCAAAAAAAG CCCTGCAGTGGCTGTGGCAGGAGGATGACCTGAAGATGGAGATGGatgacatggagaaggagagggagagcatgcAGGGCCAGAAGTCTAAGACAGTGTGGGAAGTGCTGACTTCTCGCTGTGTCAGGTGGCAAGTGCTGGCTCTGGTCATCCCCTGTGCCTGTGTTCAGTTTTGTGGTATTAACGCA ATTTATTTTTACGCTTTTGACATCTTCCGTGAATCTGGAGTAGCAGAGGACAATATGCACTACCTGTCCATTGGCATCGGAGCAACAGAACTCATCTCCATCAGTCTCTGT TCTCTGTTGATAGACCGTGCGGGCAGGAAGATGCTGATGGGCTATGGCTACCTGTTGATGGGAGTCATCATGTCCATCCTTGTTGTTATGCTGTCCATCAAG GACCTGTTTTCATGGTTCCCTTATGTTAACATCGCCCTCATCTTCTCTGTCATCTGTGTTTATGGACTAGGACCTT CCGGGGTGTCCATGGCCCTCCCTGCAGATCTCTTCCTGCAGGCCTGGAGACCGTCCGCTTACGTCATCAGCGGCTCTGTCAACTGGCTAGGCCTGTTCCTCATTGGGATGTTCTTCCCCTACATAGTG GATGCTCTAGGCCAGTTCtgcttcctggtctttgtggcaTACTGCATGTTCAGCTCAGCGTTCATGCTCTACTTCATCCCAGAGACCAAAGGCAAGAGCATGGTGGAGATCATGGAGGACTTTAACAAACTCAACTACAAGAATAGGGGGACAGACACCGAAAAGGCTGACTTTGTTTTGGAAACAACATTTTGA